In a single window of the Cucumis melo cultivar AY chromosome 11, USDA_Cmelo_AY_1.0, whole genome shotgun sequence genome:
- the LOC103497871 gene encoding sucrose nonfermenting 4-like protein isoform X2 yields the protein MFASSMDTVRDTARTAGTLLIPMRFVWPYGGRSVFLSGSFTRWSELVPMTPMEGCPTVFQAIYSLTPGYHQYKFFVDGEWRHDEQQTCVSGEYGVVNTVLLATEPSYAAPLASPEMTPGSSMDVDNEAFRRLVRINDGRLSEAVHSISEADLQCSRHRISAFLSTHTVYELLPESGKVVALDIDLPVKQAFHILHEQGIPTAPLWDFSKGQFVGVLSASDFILILKELGKRGSNLTEEELETHTISAWKEGKAYLNGRVDGQGRFLSRQFIHAEPFDNLKDVALKILQNQVATVPIIHSSAEDGSFPQLLHLASLSGILKCICRYFRHCSSLLPVLQLPIFAIPVGTWVPKIGESNGRPLAMLRPSASLSSALNLLIQGCLTLYGRKYVVYESGFLFGCILPL from the exons ATGTTTGCTTCCAGTATGGATACTGTGCGGGACACAGCTAGAACTGCGGGAACGTTGTTAATCCCAATGCGGTTTGTCTGGCCGTATGGGGGAAGAAGTGTGTTTCTCAGCGGTTCTTTCACCAG GTGGTCGGAGCTTGTTCCTATGACGCCTATGGAGGGTTGTCCCACTGTTTTTCAGGCTATTTACAGCTTAACCCCTGGATATCACCAG TATAAATTTTTTGTTGATGGAGAATGGCGTCATGATGAGCAACAGACTTGTGTTTCTGGGGAATATGGGGTTGTAAATACTGTTCTATTGGCTACAGAGCCTAGTTATGCTGCTCCACTTGCCAGTCCAGAGATGACTCCTGGATCTAGCATGGATGTGGACAATGAGGCCTTCCGTCGCTTG GTTCGAATAAATGATGGACGATTGTCTGAGGCTGTGCATAGTATATCAGAGGCTGATCTGCAGTGCTCTCGTCACCGCATATCTGCTTTCTTGTCCACGCATACTGTTTACGAGTTGCTCCCGGAGTCAGGCAAG GTTGTAGCTTTGGACATTGACTTACCTGTGAAGCAAGCTTTTCATATATTGCATGAGCAG GGTATTCCAACAGCTCCTCTTTGGGATTTCAGCAAGGGGCAATTTGTTGGAGTTCTCAGTGCTTcagattttattttaatattaaaagaA CTTGGGAAGCGTGGCTCAAACCTAACGGAGGAAGAGCTTGAAACACATACCATATCTGCTTGGAAAGAGGGTAAAGCATATTTGAATGGTCGAGTGGATGGACAAGGAAGGTTTTTGTCAAGACAGTTCATTCAC GCTGAACCATTTGATAATTTGAAAGATGTTGCTTTAAAGATCTTGCAAAATCAGGTGGCTACTGTTCCCATAATTCATTCGTCTGCAGAAGATGGTTCATTTCCACAATTGTTGCATCTTGCTTCACTTTCTGGAATACTAAAAT GTATCTGCAGGTACTTTCGGCATTGTTCCAGCTTGTTGCCTGTGCTTCAACTGCCAATTTTTGCGATCCCAGTTGGTACGTGGGTCCCAAAAATTGGAGAATCAAACGGAAGGCCATTAGCTATGTTGAGACCTAGTGCTTCTCTTAGCTCAGCGTTAAACTTACTGATTCAAG GTTGTTTAACGCTCTATGGAAGGAAATATGTTGTCTATGAATCTGGTTTTCTGTTTGGATGCATTCTTCCACTCTGA
- the LOC103497871 gene encoding sucrose nonfermenting 4-like protein isoform X1, with amino-acid sequence MFASSMDTVRDTARTAGTLLIPMRFVWPYGGRSVFLSGSFTRWSELVPMTPMEGCPTVFQAIYSLTPGYHQYKFFVDGEWRHDEQQTCVSGEYGVVNTVLLATEPSYAAPLASPEMTPGSSMDVDNEAFRRLVRINDGRLSEAVHSISEADLQCSRHRISAFLSTHTVYELLPESGKVVALDIDLPVKQAFHILHEQGIPTAPLWDFSKGQFVGVLSASDFILILKELGKRGSNLTEEELETHTISAWKEGKAYLNGRVDGQGRFLSRQFIHAEPFDNLKDVALKILQNQVATVPIIHSSAEDGSFPQLLHLASLSGILKCICRYFRHCSSLLPVLQLPIFAIPVGTWVPKIGESNGRPLAMLRPSASLSSALNLLIQAQVSSIPIVDDNDSLLDVYCRSDITALAKDRAYTHINLDEMTIHQALQLGQDSFSLYEPRSQRCQMCLRSDSLHKVMDRLANPGVRRLVIVEAGSKRVEGIISLSDIFKFLLG; translated from the exons ATGTTTGCTTCCAGTATGGATACTGTGCGGGACACAGCTAGAACTGCGGGAACGTTGTTAATCCCAATGCGGTTTGTCTGGCCGTATGGGGGAAGAAGTGTGTTTCTCAGCGGTTCTTTCACCAG GTGGTCGGAGCTTGTTCCTATGACGCCTATGGAGGGTTGTCCCACTGTTTTTCAGGCTATTTACAGCTTAACCCCTGGATATCACCAG TATAAATTTTTTGTTGATGGAGAATGGCGTCATGATGAGCAACAGACTTGTGTTTCTGGGGAATATGGGGTTGTAAATACTGTTCTATTGGCTACAGAGCCTAGTTATGCTGCTCCACTTGCCAGTCCAGAGATGACTCCTGGATCTAGCATGGATGTGGACAATGAGGCCTTCCGTCGCTTG GTTCGAATAAATGATGGACGATTGTCTGAGGCTGTGCATAGTATATCAGAGGCTGATCTGCAGTGCTCTCGTCACCGCATATCTGCTTTCTTGTCCACGCATACTGTTTACGAGTTGCTCCCGGAGTCAGGCAAG GTTGTAGCTTTGGACATTGACTTACCTGTGAAGCAAGCTTTTCATATATTGCATGAGCAG GGTATTCCAACAGCTCCTCTTTGGGATTTCAGCAAGGGGCAATTTGTTGGAGTTCTCAGTGCTTcagattttattttaatattaaaagaA CTTGGGAAGCGTGGCTCAAACCTAACGGAGGAAGAGCTTGAAACACATACCATATCTGCTTGGAAAGAGGGTAAAGCATATTTGAATGGTCGAGTGGATGGACAAGGAAGGTTTTTGTCAAGACAGTTCATTCAC GCTGAACCATTTGATAATTTGAAAGATGTTGCTTTAAAGATCTTGCAAAATCAGGTGGCTACTGTTCCCATAATTCATTCGTCTGCAGAAGATGGTTCATTTCCACAATTGTTGCATCTTGCTTCACTTTCTGGAATACTAAAAT GTATCTGCAGGTACTTTCGGCATTGTTCCAGCTTGTTGCCTGTGCTTCAACTGCCAATTTTTGCGATCCCAGTTGGTACGTGGGTCCCAAAAATTGGAGAATCAAACGGAAGGCCATTAGCTATGTTGAGACCTAGTGCTTCTCTTAGCTCAGCGTTAAACTTACTGATTCAAG CTCAAGTTAGTTCAATACCCATAGTTGATGACAACGATTCATTGCTGGATGTATATTGCCGGAG TGATATAACAGCTCTTGCAAAGGACAGAGCTTATACACACATTAATCTTGATGAAATGACCATTCATCAG GCATTGCAACTTGGACAAGATTCTTTCTCTCTTTATGAGCCACGAAGTCAACGATGTCAGATGTGCTTGCGTTCCGACTCGTTGCATAAAGTGATGGATCGTTTAGCAAACCCAG GTGTTCGGCGGCTTGTAATTGTGGAAGCTGGCAGCAAACGAGTAGAAGGGATTATTTCGCTAAGCGACATATTCAAGTTCTTGCTTGGTTAG
- the LOC103497872 gene encoding uncharacterized protein LOC103497872 has translation MKPSSSTREPARKLNGENFITKVISPAICGETCPICLRELEDRTAAVLTTCIHAYCIGCIRKWSNLKRTCPLCNAQFDSWFTKINLSSQSFRKERLKTSNCSEKLKVGVGSSQTDARGILQSTRYELNRERRSERSLTWRRSFGRRGPDSLPADVVVRRKLQWRASIYNRCIQAVPSSVRSCLELNILGNRGGKEVILERIKPWIQRELQVILEDPDPTIIVHLVISLFVARLEATSSQLNAEDDFLSPLRPFLFEKTDLFWHELRCFAGSPLRMEEYDSVVEYRSVG, from the exons ATGAAGCCTTCAAGTTCGACCCGAGAACCGGCGCGAAAGCTCAACGGCGAAAACTTCATAACGAAGGTAATTTCGCCGGCGATTTGTGGAGAAACCTGCCCAATTTGCCTCAGAGAATTGGAGGATCGTACCGCCGCCGTGCTGACAACGTGTATCCATGCCTATTGCATAGGCTGTATTCGCAAATGGAGCAATTTGAAGCGAACTTGCCCTCTTTGTAACGCTCAATTCGATTCATGGTTTACCAAAATCAACCTCTCATCGCAAAGCTTCCGCAAAGAACGGTTGAAAACCTCGAATTGTTCCGAGAAGCTCAAGGTTGGAGTTGGATCTTCCCAAACAGACGCTCGCGG GATTCTTCAGAGCACGAGGTATGAATTAAATAGAGAAAGACGGTCGGAAAGATCACTTACATGGCGGCGATCGTTCGGACGGCGAGGGCCGGATTCTTTGCCTGCTGATGTTGTTGTCCGGCGAAAACTTCAGTGGCGAGCTAG CATATACAACCGATGTATACAAGCTGTTCCATCATCGGTCAGATCATGTTTAGAACTG AACATATTAGGAAATCGTGGAGGCAAAGAAGTGATTCTAGAGAGGATTAAACCATGGATTCAAAGAGAGTTACAGGTCATCCTCGAGGACCCTGATCCAACTATAATTGTTCATCTGGTTATCTCACTATTTGTGGCGAGACTTGAAGCTACTTCCTCACAGCTTAATGCGGAAGATGACTTTCTTTCACCTTTGCGTCCCTTCCTCTTTGAAAAGACTGATTTATTTTGGCATGAACTAAG ATGTTTTGCAGGAAGTCCATTACGGATGGAAGAGTATGATTCAGTGGTTGAATATAGATCAGTGGGTTAA